The proteins below are encoded in one region of Salvelinus fontinalis isolate EN_2023a chromosome 10, ASM2944872v1, whole genome shotgun sequence:
- the LOC129863830 gene encoding ankyrin repeat domain-containing protein 34B-like gives MEGEEGVTGEPPEPGNALLQAVFLCRLRLTRLLLEGGAYINESDGRGQTALMVACKTRHADRQSASRTRMVQYLLESGADPNIQDKAGRSALMHACLERAGAGVVSLLLASGADPGLEDHSGSSALVHSVTAGDKETLKVLLDTCKARGKEVIIITTNTLPCGTSRTKQYLNVPPLTPLDQGGGLHLMAAPPCASPSEIQLLTSPQCTSSSSHPPHQVFNFKEDQCSVCETVSSQPDPQSHAPVLEQSRVERLMQPLQRLNSEPWLKIPASLLALHPDTSPSSSDDLPDISPEEELSLMTSRLGWNSYNNSAPIWYNCSTDLDNNTANVISFSKSEGRLNEGEVGERGQREEEEELLVRKLSFAGLSSPHSASNPNLHSYSIGTGQGPPFPSFSTGTRLPGCPLPLPMSSLRSIIQRRHLGADHYNSDPQLAVPTRGFTEEGRTPLESRRQATSRSSTLLTSRESLVAPNLTKRALSGLERQGSGALLLSHISQNRPGCLPPLNSHHHTPIPHIVGVANSCPNPCVLGNNPSSRAVCREVAGLRPLLPSAPSGLPRDLRTRRMLLRRHSMQTEQIK, from the coding sequence atggaGGGGGAGGAAGGTGTGACAGGGGAGCCTCCCGAGCCGGGAAACGCACTCCTCCAGGCCGTGTTCCTCTGCCGCCTGCGCCTTACACGTCTCCTCTTGGAGGGTGGAGCCTACATCAACGAGAGCGACGGGCGTGGCCAGACGGCCCTCATGGTGGCCTGTAAGACGCGGCACGCCGACCGGCAGAGCGCCAGCCGCACCCGCATGGTCCAGTACCTGCTGGAGAGTGGAGCCGACCCCAACATCCAGGATAAGGCGGGCCGCTCAGCCCTGATGCATGCCTGCCTGGAGAGGGCTGGGGCCGGGGTAGTGTCCCTGCTCCTGGCCAGTGGAGCGGACCCGGGCCTGGAGGACCATTCTGGGAGCTCAGCGCTGGTTCACTCGGTCACGGCCGGCGACAAGGAAACTCTGAAGGTGCTGCTGGACACCTGCAAGGCCCGAGGGAAGGAAGTGATCATCATTACCACCAACACACTCCCCTGTGGGACGTCCAGGACCAAACAGTACCTCAACGTGCCCCCTCTAACCCCCCTCGACCAGGGGGGAGGGCTGCACCTGATGGCTGCTCCTCCCTGCGCCTCCCCCTCTGAGATCCAGCTCCTCACCTCCCCTCAgtgcacctcctcctcctctcatcctcctcaccAAGTCTTTAACTTTAaggaggaccagtgttctgtGTGTGAGACAGTGAGCTCCCAGCCTGACCCCCAGTCACATGCTCCCGTTCTGGAGCAGAGCAGGGTGGAAAGGCTGATGCAGCCCCTCCAGAGGCTGAACTCAGAGCCCTGGCTGAAGATTCCTGCCTCTCTACTGGCCCTGCATCCCGACACTTCTCCCTCGTCCTCAGATGACCTCCCAGACATCAGCCCAGAGGAGGAACTCTCCCTCATGACCAGCAGGTTGGGCTGGAACAGTTACAACAACAGCGCCCCTATCTGGTACAACTGCAGTACTGACCTGGATAACAACACTGCTAATGTTATTAGCTTTAGCAAGTCTGAGGGGAGGTTGAatgagggagaggtaggggaaaGAGgtcagagggaggaggaagaggagttgtTGGTGCGTAAGTTGTCCTTTGCCGGCCTCTCTTCGCCACACTCTGCCTCTAACCCAAACCTCCACTCATACAGCATCGGCACAGGCCAGGGTCCCCCTTTCCCATCTTTCTCCACTGGTACCAGACTCCCTGGCTGCCCCCTCCCCCTTCCTATGTCCAGCCTGCGCAGCATCATCCAGAGACGCCACCTGGGTGCCGACCACTACAACTCTGACCCCCAGCTGGCTGTGCCTACCAGGGGATTCACCGAGGAGGGCCGAACCCCGCTGGAGAGCAGAAGACAGGCCACTTCCCGCTCCTCTACCCTGCTGACCTCCAGGGAATCACTGGTGGCCCCAAACCTGACCAAGAGAGCCCTCTCTGGGCTGGAGCGTCAGGGCTCAGGGGCTCTCCTCCTGAGCCACATCTCCCAGAACCGCCCAGGGTGCCTGCCGCCCCTGAACTCTCACCACCACACCCCAATCCCTCACATCGTTGGAGTGGCCAACTCCTGCCCCAACCCCTGTGTCCTGGGCAACAATCCCAGCAGTAGGGCCGTCTGCCGGGAGGTAGCTGGCCTGAGGCCCCTCCTTCCCTCAGCTCCCTCCGGCCTCCCCAGAGACCTGAGGACAAGGAGGATGCTGCTGAGGAGACACTCCATGCAGACAGAGCAGATCAAGTAG